One Leptospira levettii genomic window carries:
- a CDS encoding aldehyde dehydrogenase family protein, translating to MTQATLSTANVSNTAVIQTKSFTPKDIDRIFNAQKKKSLELRLTNFKTRILKLKKLKSAVLKYQTEIQKALHADFRKSAGEVDITEILPTIAEINDAIRHVKHWMRPKNVMTPPTLLGATSRIVYEPKGVCLIIAPWNYPFHLAIAPLAAAIAAGNTVMLKPSEFTPNTANVINLMLGEVFSEEEVAVFEGDVSVATALLEIPFDHIFFTGSTPVGKIVMAAAAKNLTSVTLELGGKSPSIIAEDADMKVAAERIMWGKFLNAGQTCVAPDYLLIPESKIDEFVKHAKETTESFFKSKPENFTASTDFCRIVNAKNFSRVSSYIDDAVKKGAKIAYGGEVRSSDNFIAPTILTNVALDAKIMEDEIFGPLLPIVTYKTLDDAIHVINERPKPLALYIFTKKRSTSKYVLRRTSSGGAVINDVILHLVNPNLPFGGVNHSGHGSYHGIFGFKTFSHERSVLQTPKASIAKLMYPPYSGFVRLMVKLTTKFFV from the coding sequence ATGACCCAAGCCACTCTTTCCACGGCCAATGTAAGCAACACTGCCGTCATCCAAACCAAAAGTTTTACTCCCAAAGACATAGACCGTATTTTTAATGCACAAAAGAAAAAGTCGCTCGAACTTCGATTGACGAACTTTAAAACTCGAATCCTTAAACTTAAAAAATTAAAGTCAGCTGTCTTAAAGTACCAAACTGAAATTCAAAAAGCACTTCATGCTGACTTTAGAAAATCTGCTGGTGAAGTAGACATTACAGAAATTTTACCAACAATTGCCGAAATCAATGATGCCATTCGCCACGTAAAACATTGGATGCGTCCGAAAAATGTGATGACTCCTCCAACTCTTCTTGGAGCAACAAGTCGGATTGTTTACGAACCAAAAGGAGTTTGTCTCATCATTGCTCCTTGGAATTATCCATTCCACCTAGCGATTGCTCCACTTGCGGCTGCCATTGCTGCAGGAAACACAGTCATGCTAAAACCATCTGAGTTTACTCCTAACACAGCCAATGTGATTAATTTGATGTTAGGTGAAGTATTCTCTGAAGAGGAAGTGGCGGTTTTTGAAGGTGATGTAAGTGTTGCAACTGCATTACTTGAAATACCATTTGATCATATCTTTTTCACTGGATCTACTCCTGTTGGAAAAATCGTTATGGCTGCGGCTGCTAAAAACTTAACTAGCGTTACATTGGAATTAGGTGGTAAATCACCTTCCATTATCGCAGAAGATGCTGACATGAAGGTTGCTGCTGAGCGAATTATGTGGGGTAAGTTTCTCAATGCAGGCCAAACCTGTGTAGCACCTGATTATTTACTCATTCCTGAATCGAAGATTGATGAATTTGTAAAACATGCAAAGGAAACAACTGAAAGTTTCTTTAAATCCAAACCCGAAAATTTTACAGCAAGTACTGATTTTTGCCGTATTGTGAATGCAAAAAACTTCTCAAGAGTTTCTTCCTATATCGATGATGCAGTCAAAAAAGGTGCAAAAATTGCTTACGGTGGAGAAGTTAGAAGTTCTGACAATTTTATCGCACCGACAATTCTCACAAATGTTGCGTTAGATGCAAAGATAATGGAAGATGAAATTTTTGGACCACTTCTTCCTATTGTCACTTATAAAACATTAGATGATGCAATTCACGTAATCAATGAAAGACCAAAACCTTTGGCATTGTATATTTTTACCAAGAAAAGAAGTACTTCGAAGTATGTTCTTCGTAGAACAAGTTCAGGTGGAGCAGTGATCAATGATGTAATTTTACACTTGGTAAATCCAAATTTACCATTTGGTGGGGTAAACCATTCAGGTCACGGAAGTTACCATGGAATTTTTGGATTCAAAACGTTTTCACATGAAAGGTCGGTCTTACAAACACCAAAAGCCTCTATTGCAAAATTGATGTACCCACCTTACTCTGGTTTTGTGCGACTTATGGTGAAACTCACTACAAAGTTTTTTGTATAA
- a CDS encoding bacteriohemerythrin, translated as MQKDSSAHFDSLRITWLSEPFHLGIPIIDLQHVWLVHIILELEEEIVEAEKTNSDIDVHSSFRKALDYVAEHFALEEDILEHFNYPNFKEHVLGHRKFVERLTEKYYEAKNSQMAALGILQILKKWLFQHILHDDTDYAEFFKASNFDLKSYCIQLLKSGKYPVSKEQLLIYQNIVQIDTTNISLHEQTIDTIQEIRNIWKTYNLSTGIPIIDLQHIWLLKMIVELDHSLKLGDGSSETFHKVIAEAIEYTKDHFGVEDKIMRYFRYTDVVQHMNQHKRFIEFIKMRNDEYKLGNPRVGLHLVQDLRNWLLSHIALEDKKIGLAFESRVRELSEFTKKLHQSGEIGISREQKNLYKLVLQSVPDPLD; from the coding sequence ATGCAAAAGGATTCTTCCGCACATTTTGATTCTCTACGTATCACTTGGTTGAGTGAACCCTTTCATCTTGGAATTCCCATCATCGACTTACAACATGTGTGGCTTGTACATATCATTTTAGAGTTAGAAGAAGAAATTGTAGAGGCCGAAAAAACAAATTCAGATATCGATGTACATTCTTCTTTTCGAAAGGCTTTGGATTATGTGGCAGAACATTTTGCTTTGGAAGAAGATATTTTGGAACATTTCAATTATCCAAATTTCAAAGAACATGTACTCGGGCATAGAAAATTTGTTGAGCGACTAACAGAAAAATACTATGAAGCCAAAAATAGCCAGATGGCTGCACTTGGAATTTTGCAAATCCTGAAAAAATGGTTGTTCCAACATATTTTACATGATGATACCGATTATGCAGAATTTTTTAAGGCATCTAATTTTGATTTAAAATCTTATTGTATCCAGTTGTTAAAGTCCGGAAAGTATCCGGTTTCAAAAGAACAACTGTTGATTTACCAAAATATTGTTCAAATCGATACTACAAACATTTCTTTACATGAACAGACCATTGATACGATCCAAGAAATTCGGAATATTTGGAAAACATACAATCTATCAACTGGTATTCCCATCATTGATTTGCAACATATTTGGTTACTCAAGATGATAGTGGAACTAGATCATTCCTTGAAGTTAGGTGATGGTTCAAGTGAAACTTTTCATAAAGTGATCGCTGAAGCAATTGAGTATACTAAAGATCATTTTGGCGTAGAAGATAAAATTATGCGTTACTTCCGGTATACGGATGTTGTGCAACACATGAACCAACACAAACGTTTTATTGAATTTATCAAAATGAGAAATGATGAATATAAATTGGGAAATCCCCGAGTGGGTTTACATTTGGTGCAAGATCTTAGGAATTGGTTACTCTCACACATCGCGCTAGAAGATAAAAAAATTGGTCTGGCATTTGAATCGAGGGTGAGAGAACTTTCCGAGTTTACCAAAAAACTCCACCAAAGTGGGGAAATTGGGATCTCAAGAGAACAAAAAAATCTATATAAATTGGTCTTACAATCGGTCCCAGACCCCTTGGATTAA
- the gatB gene encoding Asp-tRNA(Asn)/Glu-tRNA(Gln) amidotransferase subunit GatB, producing the protein MEYEVIIGLEVHVQLNTNSKIFSTATNEFGGSPNTHISPLCVALPGTLPVLNEVVLEKAVRAGVALGCEITQFTKFDRKNYFYPDLPKGYQISQFDKPYATKGGIHIQLKGESEEKFLPLTRIHMEEDAGKLIHSHDPSINRSYVDYNRAGTPLIEIVSEPDLRSSDEAYAYLNELKTILRYIQVSDCNMEEGSLRCDANVSIRPKGEKGFRTRVEIKNLNSFKAVKQAIDYEVEWQKDVYSRGESFKQMTKLWDATLLKTIPMRSKEMSHDYRYFPEPDLPTIQISDSFIEDIRKTLPELPRQKKERYKTVLGLPEYDAEVLTSEREIAEYFEEALVISGDAKKTSNWVKDEILGIVNKENISIQEFAIDPVRIGKLVKLINSGEITGKIAKTIFEDMLTSKDQPEAIVEKKGLKVVRDDKALEEIVIRVIESQPESVEGWKNGKDRVLGAIVGGVMKETKGKADPKLVNELILAKLGPLGEKKKV; encoded by the coding sequence ATGGAATACGAAGTCATCATCGGTCTGGAAGTTCACGTCCAGCTCAATACCAATTCAAAAATTTTCTCCACTGCCACTAACGAATTTGGTGGTAGTCCAAATACTCATATTTCTCCATTATGTGTTGCACTTCCAGGCACCTTGCCTGTGTTAAATGAAGTTGTACTTGAAAAAGCAGTGAGAGCAGGTGTGGCACTCGGTTGCGAAATTACACAATTCACTAAATTTGATCGTAAAAATTATTTTTATCCTGACCTTCCTAAAGGGTACCAAATTTCGCAATTTGATAAACCTTATGCAACAAAAGGTGGAATTCACATTCAGTTGAAAGGGGAATCGGAAGAAAAGTTCCTTCCACTCACTCGGATCCATATGGAAGAAGATGCAGGAAAACTTATCCACTCACATGATCCATCTATCAATCGATCATATGTGGATTATAACCGTGCAGGAACTCCACTCATCGAGATTGTATCCGAACCAGACCTTCGTTCCTCTGATGAAGCATATGCATACTTAAACGAATTAAAAACCATCCTTCGTTATATCCAAGTTTCGGATTGTAACATGGAAGAAGGTTCGCTTCGTTGTGATGCAAACGTATCCATTCGCCCAAAAGGGGAAAAAGGATTTCGGACACGAGTCGAAATCAAAAACCTCAACTCGTTTAAGGCAGTAAAACAAGCGATCGATTACGAAGTGGAATGGCAAAAGGACGTTTATTCTAGAGGTGAGTCGTTCAAACAAATGACAAAACTTTGGGATGCAACACTTCTCAAAACAATTCCCATGCGTTCCAAAGAAATGAGCCATGATTACCGTTATTTTCCTGAACCAGATTTACCAACGATTCAAATTTCAGATTCGTTTATAGAAGACATTCGAAAAACACTTCCTGAGCTTCCGAGACAAAAAAAAGAACGTTATAAAACTGTGCTCGGTCTTCCTGAATATGATGCGGAAGTCTTAACAAGTGAAAGGGAAATTGCAGAGTACTTCGAAGAGGCACTTGTGATTTCTGGAGATGCTAAAAAAACATCCAACTGGGTAAAAGATGAAATCTTAGGGATCGTTAATAAAGAAAATATTTCCATCCAAGAATTTGCAATTGATCCAGTCAGAATTGGGAAATTAGTAAAACTTATCAATTCAGGTGAGATCACAGGAAAAATTGCCAAAACCATTTTTGAAGACATGTTAACTTCGAAAGACCAACCAGAAGCCATTGTTGAGAAAAAAGGACTTAAGGTTGTTCGGGATGATAAAGCTTTAGAAGAAATTGTCATTCGTGTAATTGAATCCCAACCAGAATCAGTCGAGGGTTGGAAAAATGGAAAGGATCGTGTGTTAGGTGCAATTGTGGGTGGAGTGATGAAAGAAACAAAAGGCAAGGCTGACCCAAAACTTGTTAACGAACTCATCCTTGCCAAATTAGGCCCGTTAGGTGAAAAAAAGAAGGTGTAA
- a CDS encoding histidine phosphatase family protein, which translates to MDLYLIRHPETIAPKGTCYGRTDFPLKYPVEDTADSTFSYLPPNFDHFIASPAPRAVKLANALLSKYNPNQNPLDLEIHTDERLLEMNFGDWDGKLWEEIPRKETIPWMKDFVNARTPNGEAFTDLIQRVDMFLEDWKPNGILKQKWEEKNNQILNSMIVVCHSGPIRAMLCRINGIPHEEAFKSPVDFGSVHKIEI; encoded by the coding sequence ATGGACCTTTATCTAATTCGCCATCCAGAAACCATTGCTCCCAAGGGAACTTGTTATGGTCGTACTGATTTTCCCCTCAAATACCCTGTGGAAGATACTGCTGACTCAACCTTCTCTTATCTACCACCTAACTTTGACCATTTTATTGCAAGCCCGGCGCCACGTGCAGTCAAATTAGCAAATGCCTTACTCTCAAAATACAATCCAAATCAAAACCCATTGGATCTTGAGATACATACCGATGAACGTTTGTTAGAAATGAACTTTGGTGATTGGGACGGAAAACTATGGGAAGAAATTCCTAGAAAAGAAACCATTCCTTGGATGAAAGACTTTGTGAATGCACGCACACCAAATGGGGAAGCATTCACCGACCTAATCCAACGAGTGGATATGTTTTTAGAGGATTGGAAACCAAATGGGATTTTGAAACAAAAATGGGAGGAAAAAAACAATCAAATACTAAACTCTATGATTGTTGTATGCCATTCGGGACCCATTAGAGCCATGCTCTGCAGGATCAATGGAATTCCACATGAGGAAGCATTTAAGTCCCCAGTGGATTTTGGTTCAGTTCATAAAATTGAAATTTAA
- a CDS encoding adenosylcobinamide-GDP ribazoletransferase, producing MRSIVLEIRLFFICLAFLTRIPSPRWIGFKEEWLHNSIKYSPSVGLLLGTIQFFVFLLFQFLFGPTIAFTISLGFLLILTGAFHEDGFSDFCDGIGGGWKREDILRIMKDSRVGSFGAVGICILVLLKVLGAYETFSFFQRKNLPIISNLTSDIHFTSIWLYFVSAHTLSRFLSVFVMKLLPYAKEEGYAKPMAKEITWPQILFASLWGVLPYLSLSYRHPNFFLSLVCIIPSYIYMLRLMKRWIQGFTGDCLGAVQQVVETCIWISGVFIWTFI from the coding sequence ATCCGATCCATTGTTCTAGAAATTCGATTGTTTTTTATTTGTTTGGCCTTCCTGACAAGAATTCCATCTCCACGTTGGATTGGATTCAAAGAAGAATGGTTACATAATTCGATAAAATATTCACCTAGTGTTGGTTTACTACTTGGTACTATACAATTTTTCGTTTTTCTTTTGTTCCAATTTTTGTTTGGACCAACAATCGCATTTACGATCTCTCTTGGTTTTTTACTGATCCTAACAGGTGCCTTTCACGAAGATGGATTTTCTGATTTTTGTGATGGAATTGGCGGAGGATGGAAAAGAGAAGATATATTACGCATTATGAAAGACAGCCGTGTTGGCAGTTTTGGTGCTGTTGGAATTTGTATTCTCGTTTTACTCAAAGTACTCGGTGCCTACGAAACCTTTTCCTTTTTTCAAAGAAAAAACCTTCCAATCATTTCGAATCTAACTAGTGACATTCATTTCACGAGCATTTGGTTGTATTTTGTTAGTGCACACACACTCAGTCGATTTTTATCAGTTTTTGTAATGAAACTTTTGCCCTATGCGAAAGAAGAAGGTTATGCAAAACCGATGGCAAAAGAAATTACTTGGCCTCAAATCCTTTTTGCAAGTCTATGGGGAGTTTTACCGTATCTATCTCTTTCTTACCGACATCCTAATTTTTTCTTAAGCCTTGTTTGTATCATTCCTAGTTACATTTATATGCTTCGATTGATGAAACGTTGGATCCAAGGATTTACTGGGGATTGTCTTGGCGCTGTTCAACAAGTTGTGGAAACTTGTATTTGGATATCAGGAGTATTTATATGGACCTTTATCTAA
- the cobT gene encoding nicotinate-nucleotide--dimethylbenzimidazole phosphoribosyltransferase codes for MSPFSLPKINPITHVLRDKIQQKIDTKTKPIGSLGTLETIALQIAEIQNTTSPTLKNPKLILFAGDHGITEEPVSLYPKDVTWQMVFNFLNGGACANVFAKHNGMEVEVVDVGVDHDWDDSTKNLLIKKIRKGTSNFLKTQAMSKEESHQCIQNGFNLILENKYKESNVFLFGEMGIGNTSSASMILSHLTGIPLSKLVGKGTGLNPEGKLSKLQILERAFQRTGKLSDPIEILSEFGGFEIGMMVGAMLAVASEQKLFLVDGFITTAAYLLAYHLDQNVKDYAIFSHVSDEEGHIIVLNHYQINPLLKLNLRLGEGSGALAAYPLVELSIKFLNEMASFADAGVSEADKKV; via the coding sequence ATGTCCCCATTTTCCCTACCAAAAATTAACCCAATAACCCATGTTTTACGAGACAAAATCCAACAAAAAATTGATACCAAAACGAAACCGATAGGTTCACTCGGAACACTCGAAACCATTGCATTACAAATTGCAGAGATCCAAAACACCACATCTCCAACACTTAAAAACCCGAAGTTGATTTTGTTTGCAGGGGACCATGGGATTACGGAAGAACCGGTTTCCCTTTATCCAAAAGATGTCACATGGCAAATGGTATTTAATTTTTTAAATGGTGGAGCGTGTGCCAATGTTTTTGCAAAACACAATGGGATGGAAGTAGAAGTTGTCGATGTTGGAGTGGATCATGATTGGGATGATTCCACAAAAAATCTTCTGATCAAAAAAATACGCAAAGGCACATCCAATTTTTTAAAAACACAAGCGATGTCAAAAGAAGAATCTCATCAATGTATACAGAATGGATTCAATTTAATTTTGGAAAATAAATACAAAGAATCAAATGTATTTTTATTTGGTGAGATGGGAATTGGGAACACCTCTTCCGCTTCCATGATTTTATCTCATTTAACAGGAATTCCACTTTCAAAACTAGTTGGGAAAGGAACAGGTTTAAATCCAGAAGGAAAACTTTCCAAACTTCAAATTTTAGAGCGTGCTTTCCAAAGAACAGGAAAACTAAGTGATCCAATCGAAATTCTTTCTGAATTTGGGGGATTTGAAATCGGAATGATGGTTGGAGCAATGTTAGCTGTCGCATCGGAGCAAAAACTTTTTCTTGTGGATGGTTTTATCACTACTGCTGCGTATCTACTAGCTTACCACCTAGATCAAAATGTAAAAGACTATGCAATTTTTTCACATGTTTCGGATGAAGAAGGCCACATCATTGTTTTGAACCATTACCAAATAAACCCACTGTTAAAACTGAATTTACGCTTAGGAGAAGGAAGTGGTGCTTTGGCCGCTTACCCACTTGTCGAACTCAGCATTAAATTTTTAAATGAAATGGCTTCCTTTGCTGATGCAGGGGTAAGTGAAGCTGATAAGAAAGTATAA
- the dnaE gene encoding DNA polymerase III subunit alpha, with protein MEDFAHLHLHTTYSMLDGAIRISDLMKRVKELGMSSVAITDHGNMYGAIEFYKEAVKHEVKPIIGCEFYVTPSRSAETELDEIADGGAYHIILLCKNEIGYHNIIKLASRSFTEGFYRKPRIDYDLLERHSEGLVCLTACLAGEVNRKILEGKEDKAYALAGRLHEIFRKEDFYMEIQDHGIPEQKIVAEAVIGFSKRTGIPLVLTNDSHFLTKDDREAQDILLRIGMRKNIDDEMRFGFNENFYVKSPSEMKALFPNHLDAFYNTLAIRDKCSLNFQFGNPLLPPFEVPQGYDTDSYLEKLVWEGIQEKYKEITPVVKERTEYEMQTIRNMHFAGYFLIVQDYINFARRTGIPVGPGRGSAAGSIIAYALGITNVDPIRYNLLFERFLNPDRKDMPDIDTDFCVERREEVINYIKHKYGENRVGQIITFGSLAAKAAIKDVARVFNVPFSEVNEMSKLFPKKLGITIQEAVETSKDLRDVAEKSDLNKKVFSIAQKLEGNYRQVGRHAAGVVIAPTALEEIVPLSTVSEPGRDGRSIVTQYDKNMSEQVGLIKMDILGLKNLTTIHHATQLIQKRHGIQLDLDTIPLDDPATFSLLRKANVLGIFQLDSSSGIRDLFAKAQVQKFEEIAALLALYRPGPMGSGMLDDYLDRKNGKKKVIFPHESLAEVLGETYGVVVYQEQVMGISRIMGGFSVGDSDVLRKAMAKKDKSKLPALKEKFVKGAIEKKINEKLATELFEQLEKFGEYGFNKSHSVAYAFVTYQTAYLKANYSIEYLTALLSGDHSKITDVVKYINNAKDMGIRILGPDLRESGISFEITDDKTVRFGLSSIKGVGELAAENIIKNRNELGGYNQLSDFTQKLDTRLANKKVLESLAQGGAFDSFGYTRKTIFESTDIILSYANKKQAEEKEGQFSLFGGANGGTEENLNLPKDGIEWNGDELLRREKETTGLYLSGHPLDKFTEQLKSLNPTSIENLEEVRPKSKVEIAGVLSKKVVKLTKKKEEFVNFMLEDQTGEIECVAFPKTYAEFKHLFSEDNTVFIKGILERIDADESELKGQIIVNKLEELNSVTIEKKMEKTLHLTINMKEEKNRDVILKLQDILSVHRGASSVFFHLIGNGDEKKVIRAHDHFSIEITTDLMKMLTDILGKGAVRYTVGEEVRVYG; from the coding sequence ATGGAAGATTTTGCCCACCTGCATCTGCACACTACCTATTCCATGTTGGATGGTGCCATTCGGATTAGTGATTTGATGAAACGAGTGAAAGAACTTGGGATGAGTTCTGTCGCCATCACTGACCACGGCAACATGTATGGTGCAATCGAATTTTACAAAGAGGCAGTGAAACACGAAGTCAAACCCATCATCGGTTGTGAATTTTATGTGACTCCTTCAAGAAGTGCAGAAACTGAGTTAGATGAAATTGCTGATGGTGGAGCTTATCACATCATCTTATTATGCAAAAATGAAATTGGTTACCATAACATCATCAAACTTGCGAGTCGTTCGTTTACAGAAGGATTTTATCGAAAACCACGTATTGATTATGATTTATTAGAACGACATAGTGAAGGCCTAGTTTGTTTGACAGCATGCCTTGCAGGTGAAGTGAACAGAAAAATCCTGGAAGGCAAAGAAGACAAGGCGTATGCGTTAGCTGGTCGATTACATGAGATCTTTCGTAAAGAAGATTTTTATATGGAAATCCAAGACCACGGAATTCCAGAACAAAAGATTGTTGCTGAAGCTGTTATTGGTTTTTCCAAACGAACTGGTATCCCACTCGTTCTTACTAATGATTCTCACTTTTTAACAAAAGATGATAGGGAAGCACAGGACATTTTATTACGCATTGGAATGCGTAAAAACATCGATGATGAAATGCGCTTTGGGTTTAACGAAAATTTTTATGTAAAATCTCCTTCAGAGATGAAGGCACTTTTTCCAAACCATTTGGATGCATTTTATAATACACTTGCCATTCGTGATAAGTGTTCTTTGAATTTCCAATTTGGGAACCCTTTACTACCACCATTTGAAGTGCCACAAGGGTATGATACAGACAGTTATTTAGAAAAATTGGTTTGGGAAGGGATTCAAGAAAAGTATAAAGAGATCACACCCGTTGTGAAAGAAAGAACTGAATATGAAATGCAAACCATTCGAAACATGCATTTTGCCGGATACTTTCTCATCGTTCAAGACTATATTAATTTTGCAAGGCGAACGGGAATCCCAGTAGGACCAGGTCGTGGTTCGGCGGCAGGTTCCATTATCGCATATGCACTTGGAATTACCAATGTAGATCCAATTCGATACAATTTACTGTTTGAGCGATTTTTAAACCCAGATCGTAAAGATATGCCAGATATTGATACTGACTTTTGTGTAGAACGTCGCGAAGAAGTGATCAATTACATCAAACATAAGTATGGTGAAAACCGCGTTGGCCAAATCATCACTTTTGGATCCCTTGCTGCAAAAGCGGCAATTAAAGATGTGGCTCGAGTTTTTAATGTACCATTTTCAGAAGTGAATGAGATGAGTAAGTTATTTCCTAAAAAATTAGGAATTACCATCCAGGAAGCAGTTGAAACTTCAAAAGACTTACGTGATGTCGCAGAAAAATCCGACCTAAATAAAAAAGTATTTTCCATTGCTCAAAAATTAGAAGGTAACTATCGTCAGGTGGGAAGACACGCAGCAGGTGTAGTAATTGCACCAACTGCATTAGAAGAAATTGTCCCATTGTCAACTGTTAGTGAACCTGGACGTGATGGGCGTTCGATTGTTACACAGTACGACAAAAATATGTCGGAACAAGTGGGACTCATCAAAATGGATATTTTAGGTTTAAAAAACTTAACTACCATCCATCATGCTACACAATTGATTCAAAAACGACATGGGATCCAACTTGATTTAGATACCATTCCACTCGATGACCCAGCTACTTTTAGTTTATTAAGAAAAGCGAATGTGTTAGGTATTTTCCAGTTGGATTCTTCCTCGGGGATACGTGATCTTTTTGCAAAAGCACAGGTACAAAAATTTGAAGAAATTGCCGCCTTGCTTGCGTTATACAGACCTGGTCCAATGGGTTCAGGGATGTTGGATGATTATTTAGATCGTAAAAACGGAAAGAAAAAGGTTATTTTTCCTCACGAAAGTTTGGCAGAGGTGCTCGGCGAAACTTACGGTGTTGTTGTTTACCAAGAACAAGTAATGGGTATCTCAAGGATCATGGGTGGATTCTCTGTGGGAGACTCGGATGTTCTTCGTAAGGCGATGGCCAAAAAAGATAAATCCAAACTTCCTGCTTTAAAGGAAAAATTTGTAAAAGGTGCCATTGAAAAAAAGATCAATGAAAAGTTAGCAACCGAACTATTTGAGCAATTAGAAAAATTTGGTGAGTATGGATTTAACAAATCCCACTCGGTTGCTTATGCATTTGTGACTTATCAAACTGCTTACCTAAAAGCAAATTATTCTATTGAATACCTCACTGCTTTATTATCGGGAGACCATTCTAAAATTACTGATGTTGTGAAATACATCAATAATGCAAAAGATATGGGAATTAGAATCCTGGGTCCAGATCTAAGAGAATCGGGAATATCATTTGAGATTACAGACGACAAAACAGTTCGATTTGGATTATCTTCCATCAAAGGTGTGGGAGAACTTGCCGCAGAAAATATCATCAAAAATCGAAATGAACTTGGTGGTTACAATCAACTCAGTGATTTTACACAAAAATTAGATACTCGTCTTGCGAATAAAAAAGTTTTAGAGTCACTCGCACAAGGTGGAGCATTCGATTCTTTTGGTTATACGAGAAAAACAATTTTTGAATCTACAGATATCATTCTAAGCTATGCAAACAAAAAACAAGCCGAGGAAAAAGAAGGCCAATTTTCTTTGTTTGGTGGAGCAAATGGTGGAACGGAAGAAAACTTAAATTTACCAAAAGATGGAATAGAGTGGAATGGAGACGAACTTCTCCGTCGAGAAAAAGAAACAACAGGTTTGTATTTGTCTGGCCATCCACTTGACAAATTCACAGAACAACTCAAAAGCCTAAACCCAACTTCCATAGAAAATTTAGAGGAAGTTCGACCTAAATCCAAAGTGGAAATTGCCGGTGTATTATCCAAAAAAGTTGTTAAACTCACAAAGAAAAAAGAAGAATTTGTCAACTTTATGTTGGAAGACCAAACTGGGGAAATTGAGTGTGTGGCTTTTCCAAAAACATACGCTGAATTCAAACATCTTTTCTCTGAAGACAACACAGTTTTCATTAAAGGAATTTTAGAACGGATTGATGCCGACGAATCCGAGTTAAAGGGTCAAATCATTGTTAACAAACTAGAAGAGCTCAATTCGGTAACGATTGAGAAAAAAATGGAAAAAACCCTTCATTTAACCATCAATATGAAGGAAGAAAAAAATCGAGATGTGATTTTAAAACTCCAAGATATACTTTCTGTTCATAGAGGTGCCTCTTCTGTATTTTTCCATTTAATTGGGAATGGTGATGAAAAAAAAGTCATACGTGCCCATGATCATTTTTCCATCGAAATCACAACAGACCTAATGAAGATGTTAACCGATATTTTAGGAAAAGGTGCTGTGCGGTATACGGTAGGGGAAGAAGTGAGAGTTTACGGGTAA